The Quercus robur chromosome 7, dhQueRobu3.1, whole genome shotgun sequence genome has a segment encoding these proteins:
- the LOC126692732 gene encoding uncharacterized protein LOC126692732, with amino-acid sequence MAVRRAQTTSFATITLILMVLVSIDAASDNNGQYSPCGDTTVARSDGFSLGLAFAGKTSFYFNTTQQLSPCDSRLRLSSSSSLFALFRPKVDEISLLTVNSTTSLETYGYMVAFAGRKYAARSTPAFVANNTYIVTSFTLALEFQKGRLQNFYWKRDGCTKCSGSSNFVCLNNQDCAIKTSSCKNNGGTVDCSLGIQLAFSGTDKHLQALNSWYEVANLRQYSLYGVYSNLKDSLTNQYNSFF; translated from the exons ATGGCGGTTCGCCGAGCGCAAACGACGTCGTTTGCGACCATCACTCTGATCCTGATGGTTCTGGTCTCCATCGACGCTGCGAGCGACAACAACGGCCAGTACTCGCCGTGCGGTGACACGACGGTGGCTCGCTCCGACGGGTTCTCCTTGGGGCTCGCTTTCGCTGGGAAAACCTCTTTCTACTTCAACACAACACAACAGCTCTCTCCCTGCGATAGCAGACTCCGCCTCTCCTCTTCCAGCTCTCTGTTTGCTCTCTTCAGACCCAAGGTCGACGAGATCTCACTCCTCACCGTTAACTCTACCACCTCTCTg GAAACTTATGGGTATATGGTTGCATTTGCTGGACGGAAATATGCTGCAAGGTCCACTCCTGCTTTTGTTGCGAATAATACATATATTGTAACCAGCTTTACCCTT GCACTCGAGTTTCAGAAGGGCAGGCTGCAAAACTTTTATTGGAAAAGGGATGGTTGCACTAAATGTTCTGGAAGCTCAAACTTTGTCTGTCTCAACAATCAGGATTGTGCAATCAAAACATCCAGCTGCAAGAACAATGGAGGCACTGTAGATTGCAGTCTCGGTATACAATTGGCATTCTCTGGTACAGATAAGCACCTTCAAGCTCTCAACTCTTGGTATGAAGTGGCAAATCTTCGTCAGTACTCACTTTATGGAGTTTACTCAAATCTCAAGGATTCTCTCACTAACCAGTATAACAGCTTCTTCTAA
- the LOC126692730 gene encoding uncharacterized protein LOC126692730 — protein MTRKKVKLMWIVNDSARKASFKKRRVGLLKKVSELTTLCGVNAFVVIYGPDNEEPAAWPSRQVVQQLLTRFQSVPEMERHKKMMNQETYLRERATKTQEQLRKQQRKNKEMEMGHLMHQVDQGKGLAELELCEMTGLAWMLEEKIKENRKRMDYFQQVSGSMPPPPPDSDDIGRAGGSTGADQGRAPTESYMWEPWFVEMISQHEKKAAASNSSVRSDMGLPPNSYIGGPSGASDMGPIPYGNYGGTGGGIEMGLPYGNFIGASSTGGSEMGVLPYGNYGVNSGVNVNDHMELPHGNYGATGGAGNNMGMGFPYHGNMRGGAAGGDMGVGMMPHGGNIGSGGGGSDMGLPGYYGGGSTGPGSDAGLPYDVTKSWQQRSITGPGSDAGLPYDVTKPWQAHFFNP, from the coding sequence ATGACAAGGAAGAAGGTCAAACTTATGTGGATTGTAAATGATAGTGCTAGGAAAGCCAGTTTCAAAAAAAGGAGGGTGGGATTATTGAAAAAAGTGAGTGAGCTGACCACCTTGTGTGGTGTGAATGCTTTTGTCGTCATCTATGGCCCTGACAATGAGGAGCCAGCAGCTTGGCCCTCCCGCCAGGTGGTGCAACAACTGCTGACAAGGTTCCAGAGCGTGCCAGAAATGGAGAGGCACAAGAAAATGATGAACCAAGAGACTTATCTCCGTGAGAGGGCAACCAAAACGCAAGAACAGCTGCGGAAACAACAGAGGAAGAACAAAGAAATGGAGATGGGGCATCTCATGCACCAAGTAGATCAAGGTAAGGGATTGGCAGAACTTGAACTGTGTGAAATGACAGGTTTGGCGTGGATGCTGGAGGAGAAGATCAAGGAGAACAGGAAAAGGATGGATTATTTCCAGCAGGTTTCAGGTTCTATGCCTCCTCCACCTCCTGATTCGGATGACATAGGCCGAGCAGGAGGCAGTACTGGTGCTGATCAGGGTAGGGCTCCCACAGAGTCTTACATGTGGGAACCATGGTTTGTTGAAATGATAAGCCAACATGAAAAAAAAGCTGCTGCCAGTAACAGCAGTGTTAGGAGTGACATGGGGCTACCACCAAATTCATATATTGGTGGTCCTAGCGGTGCTAGTGACATGGGGCCGATACCTTATGGGAACTATGGAGGAACTGGAGGTGGGATTGAGATGGGGTTGCCTTATGGGAATTTTATAGGTGCTAGTAGTACTGgaggaagtgagatgggagtCCTGCCTTATGGGAATTATGGAGTTAACAGTGGTGTGAATGTGAATGATCACATGGAGCTCCCTCATGGGAATTATGGAGCTACTGGTGGAGCAGGAAATAATATGGGGATGGGGTTTCCTTATCATGGGAATATGAGAGGTGGTGCTGCTGGAGGTGACATGGGGGTTGGCATGATGCCTCATGGAGGTAACATTGGATCTGGAGGAGGTGGAAGTGACATGGGGCTGCCTGGGTACTATGGAGGAGGCAGTACTGGACCTGGAAGTGATGCAGGGCTGCCTTATGATGTCACCAAATCATGGCAACAAAGAAGCATTACTGGGCCTGGAAGTGATGCAGGGCTGCCTTATGATGTCACCAAACCATGGCAAGCTCACTTTTTCAATCCTTAG